In Humulus lupulus chromosome 7, drHumLupu1.1, whole genome shotgun sequence, the following are encoded in one genomic region:
- the LOC133792525 gene encoding uncharacterized protein LOC133792525, with translation MVRTRGSGSRSVKSVAGSMSASPSLTKKKARKSTLSLPIHIDDPITTSKVVVIPDLEAPKAPTEPPSSAAPLASVPGSSKRGRASPSEDVSDHGRDSAKAHSDSSESPDVLAPKKKSKGWFQVSSSRKSPRSKGTDPSDSTPKVSSPVGTTPRSKFRSKVKKIPPPCSSSETDPSSDCVPSDEDPLEDDPSLEDNVDSEDESDPSEDPPVSPKGKKPMKIPEIRTKSPLGPKVSPGSSFKAHSLNFCFNDNEKNMKHYVHRDFIREKNFSFSAHRVFGVIKNIEDRGWLGSLTGLDGFVPRVVQEFYANINDDMFDRKYFMFGQVYVRGNWYLFNAAEITKVLNLPLSVDNVAVEFNKDKVLSELVGQNMVWEPHSVLKVTDLTHYYAVLHKFSTSNWIPTTHTSTITFDTTFFLYKVGTGLGVDLASLIFDQITALGNAKKKGQYLVFPHLIYKLLDSQKPLRLEYEILTPPSAGADYKLKKEPSSVKATKGIALKAGDADSVAAELAGVKATLESVQTEVIRLKSSLSTMVSHFAAGPSH, from the coding sequence ATGGTGAGAACCAGAGGCAGTGGGTCTCGGTCTGTCAAGTCAGTGGCTGGTTCGATGAGTGCATCTCCATCCCTCACCAAGAAGAAAGCTCGGAAGAGTACCTTGTCTCTTCCCATCCACATTGATGATCCCATTACCACGAGCAAAGTCGTGGTCATTCCGGACCTTGAAGCCCCCAAAGCTCCGACTGAACCTCCTTCTTCGGCGGCTCCGCTCGCCTCTGTACCAGGGTCTTCCAAAAGAGGCCGAGCTTCTCCATCAGAGGATGTCTCTGATCATGGTCGTGATTCTGCCAAAGCCCATTCTGATTCCTCAGAGTCACCTGACGTGCTTGCACCCAAGAAGAAAAGCAAGGGTTGGTTCCAGGTCTCTTCTTCTCGAAAATCTCCTCGTTCCAAAGGGACTGATCCTTCTGATTCTACGCCGAAGGTTTCATCTCCTGTTGGTACCACTCCTCGTTCCAAGTTTAGGTCAAAGGTAAAGAAAATTCCTCCACCTTGTTCTTCTTCTGAAACTGACCCTTCTTCAGATTGTGTGCCCTCTGACGAAGATCCCCTTGAAGACGACCCCTCTCTTGAGGACAATGTTGACTCAGAAGATGAATCTGACCCATCAGAGGACCCCCCTGTTTCACCAAAGGGCAAGAAACCAATGAAAATTCCTGAGATTCGCACAAAGTCTCCTTTGGGTCCCAAAGTATCTCCAGGTTCTTCCTTTAAGGCCCACTCTCTGAATTTTTGTTTCAAtgacaatgagaaaaatatgaagcattatgtGCATCGTGATTTTATCCGTGAGAAAAATTTTTCATTCTCGGCTCATAGGGTCTTTGGGGTCATCAAAAATATTGAGGATCGAGGGTGGTTAGGTTCTTTAACCGGGCTGGATGGTTTTGTTCCTAGAGTTGTACAAGAATTCTATGCCAATATCAATGATGATATGTTTGATAGGAAGTATTTTATGTTTGGTCAAGTTTATGTCCGAGGGAATTGGTATTTGTTCAATGCTGCTGAAATTACCAAGGTTCTTAATTTGCCTCTTTCTGTTGATAATGTTGCTGTGGAGTTTAACAAAGATAAGGTGCTTTCGGAGTTGGTAGGACAAAATATGGTGTGGGAACCTCACTCAGTCCTCAAAGTAACAGATCTTACTCATTACTATGCTGTGCTTCACAAATTTTCCACCTCCAACTGGATTCCCACTACTCATACCTCCACCATTACCTTTGACACGACCTTCTTTCTGTACAAAGTTGGAACTGGTCTCGGTGTTGATCTTGCCTCTCTCATTTTTGACCAGATCACTGCCTTAGGGAATGCCAAAAAGAAAGGTCAATATTTGGTGTTTCCCCATTTGATTTACAAGTTGCTTGATTCTCAAAAGCCTCTTCGCTTGGAATATGAGATCTTGACTCCTCCTAGTGCCGGAGCAGACTACAAACTCAAAAAGGAACCATCATCTGTTAAAGCAACTAAAGGGATTGCTCTCAAGGCTGGCGATGCTGATTCTGTTGCTGCTGAACTCGCTGGTGTCAAGGCCACCctggaatctgttcaaacagaagtGATCAGGCTCAAGAGTTCTCTCTCAACCATGGTGTCTCACTTTGCAGCCGGTCCTTCCCACTGA